A single Sulfurimonas aquatica DNA region contains:
- a CDS encoding mechanosensitive ion channel family protein: protein MLDTIYLNNSLQNWLLAFAIAIGAVIIGKVLYWVIQKTLKVYTKGTSNDLDFIFIDMIEEPLSLAITILGFWIAVSVLTFSEGVDKFIGSIFYFLIIFNIAWFATRLFDAVVEKYVAPKVKESDTDLDDILLPIIRKLVNTAIWAITIIIGVDNAGYNVTTMITGLGIGGLVFALAAKDAVSNLFGGFIIFSDKPFNINDRIIISGHEGYVREIGLRSTKLETLEGRIVTMPNSNVTDNPVLNVSKENGRKVKFSIGLTYDTSVENMQLAKDILVKILQEHEAIRDEVVAFNSFGDFSLNIMVIYWIRSGSAISGTNDEVNMRILKEFNEKKLSFAFPTQSIIIEKN from the coding sequence ATGTTAGACACAATCTATTTAAACAACTCACTTCAAAACTGGTTACTCGCTTTTGCTATTGCAATTGGAGCTGTTATAATCGGCAAGGTTCTCTATTGGGTGATTCAAAAAACACTCAAGGTCTACACAAAAGGAACTAGCAATGATTTAGATTTTATCTTTATAGATATGATAGAAGAACCTCTATCTTTAGCTATAACTATTTTAGGTTTTTGGATTGCTGTGAGTGTTTTAACATTCAGTGAAGGAGTAGATAAATTTATTGGTAGTATATTCTACTTCCTAATTATTTTCAATATTGCTTGGTTTGCTACGCGTTTATTTGACGCGGTTGTGGAAAAGTATGTAGCGCCTAAGGTAAAAGAGTCTGACACAGACTTAGATGATATCCTGCTCCCAATCATCAGAAAACTTGTTAATACCGCTATTTGGGCTATCACTATTATAATCGGTGTGGATAATGCTGGTTACAATGTTACAACTATGATAACTGGTCTAGGTATTGGTGGTTTAGTCTTCGCTCTTGCAGCTAAAGACGCAGTCTCAAACTTATTTGGTGGATTTATCATTTTTAGCGATAAACCTTTTAACATAAATGATAGGATTATTATCAGTGGGCATGAGGGATATGTAAGAGAGATAGGTCTTAGAAGTACAAAACTCGAAACACTTGAGGGCAGAATAGTTACCATGCCAAACTCAAATGTTACTGATAACCCTGTATTAAATGTTTCTAAAGAGAATGGACGAAAAGTAAAGTTTAGCATTGGCCTTACATATGATACAAGTGTTGAAAATATGCAACTTGCAAAAGATATCTTAGTAAAAATACTTCAAGAACATGAAGCTATCCGCGATGAAGTAGTTGCCTTTAATAGTTTTGGAGATTTCTCTTTAAACATTATGGTTATCTACTGGATAAGAAGTGGAAGTGCTATTTCAGGTACAAACGATGAAGTAAATATGCGCATACTTAAAGAGTTTAATGAAAAAAAACTAAGTTTTGCATTTCCAACACAGTCGATAATTATTGAAAAAAACTAA
- a CDS encoding ATP-binding protein, which translates to MKELYEKMGLFYLGKNENEDLTLYKSKHLTTHAMLIGMTGSGKTGLGIGLIEEAAIDNIPSIIIDPKGDMGNLCLAFPNLEAKEFEPWLEKPEMAEKMATMWRDGLTASGQDSSRVQKFAEVEKTIYTPGSSAGVGVNILGSFSAPSQEVLEDNDTLTSLINASVSSLLALLSIEADPINSKEHLLLSNIFHHCYLQGISLSLEEIIGYIATPPFEKIGIMSLKTFYPQKERMKLAMALNGVISSISFSSWLEGEALDIQNMLYDENGNAKVAIFSIAHLSDSERMFFVTILLNTYISWMRAQSGSSSLKSLLYMDEIFGFFPPSKNPPSKEPMLLLLKQARAFGTGVILSTQNPVDLDYKGLSNIGTWFVGKLQTKQDIDKVLEPLMAKSKLSKEEIRHKLATLKGRHFFLKNVHSEATLEFSTRWVLSYLKGPMTKDDIKRLMQSKKETFSEVVMPKAQKKASSISNKEIINESIKEYFLDTNINGETPFYPYIYAKTKVRFFNQKRVIDIIKTKELKLELYESQTTLEWSEALDESLSGVTNKKTAQNSFAKLPKIITQLKTLKTLEKSLSQHFYTSQNIELFSCKQLKLESKIDQSKKDFIVEVEDRLKDLRDEKLEKLEARFESKFTRLHDKLKKLEMRLQKEQSDVSSKTSDTLIDVGLALFGAFFGKKSSSGATMRKGASAFKKGKGVLKERNDVKNIESLIQDTEEKLEELKIDLDNEVEAIEDAISIDNYEITSFFIKPRRSDIIIEDIAILWER; encoded by the coding sequence ATGAAAGAACTCTATGAAAAAATGGGGCTATTTTACTTAGGTAAAAATGAGAATGAAGACTTAACTCTTTATAAGTCAAAACACTTAACAACGCATGCGATGCTTATAGGAATGACAGGCTCAGGTAAAACAGGTCTTGGCATTGGTCTTATTGAAGAAGCAGCCATTGATAACATTCCCTCTATCATAATTGACCCAAAAGGAGATATGGGGAACCTCTGTTTGGCATTTCCCAATCTTGAGGCAAAAGAGTTCGAACCGTGGCTCGAAAAACCAGAGATGGCAGAAAAGATGGCAACTATGTGGAGAGATGGTTTAACCGCCTCAGGACAAGATAGCTCAAGAGTTCAAAAATTTGCAGAGGTAGAAAAAACAATATATACGCCAGGAAGCTCTGCAGGTGTAGGCGTAAATATCTTAGGGAGTTTTAGTGCTCCATCTCAAGAGGTATTAGAAGATAACGACACTCTCACTTCACTTATAAACGCAAGTGTCTCATCTCTACTTGCTCTTTTATCTATAGAAGCAGATCCAATAAACTCAAAAGAGCATTTACTCCTTTCAAATATATTTCATCACTGCTACCTACAAGGGATTTCACTCTCACTAGAAGAGATTATAGGCTATATAGCCACTCCTCCTTTTGAAAAAATAGGAATTATGTCTTTAAAAACATTTTATCCTCAAAAAGAGAGAATGAAATTAGCAATGGCTTTAAATGGCGTTATATCTTCTATAAGCTTTTCCTCATGGTTAGAGGGCGAAGCCTTAGATATACAAAATATGCTTTATGATGAGAATGGAAACGCCAAGGTGGCTATTTTTAGTATTGCCCATTTAAGTGATAGTGAGCGGATGTTTTTTGTAACCATACTTTTAAACACTTATATTAGTTGGATGAGAGCACAGAGTGGAAGTTCAAGTCTTAAAAGTCTTCTCTATATGGATGAGATTTTTGGATTTTTTCCACCAAGTAAAAATCCTCCTTCAAAAGAACCTATGCTTTTACTGCTCAAGCAAGCTCGGGCTTTTGGAACTGGCGTTATTCTCTCAACTCAAAATCCTGTAGATTTGGACTATAAAGGACTCTCAAACATTGGAACGTGGTTTGTAGGAAAGCTCCAGACAAAACAAGATATAGATAAAGTTCTCGAGCCTCTTATGGCAAAGTCGAAACTCTCCAAAGAGGAGATACGACACAAACTTGCCACGCTTAAAGGAAGACACTTCTTTTTAAAAAACGTTCATAGCGAGGCAACTCTAGAGTTTTCTACGAGATGGGTTCTCTCTTATCTTAAGGGACCAATGACAAAAGATGATATAAAACGTTTGATGCAGAGTAAAAAAGAGACCTTTAGCGAAGTAGTAATGCCAAAAGCACAAAAGAAGGCGTCGAGTATAAGTAACAAAGAGATTATAAATGAAAGTATAAAAGAGTATTTCTTAGATACAAATATAAATGGAGAGACTCCATTCTACCCATACATATATGCCAAAACTAAAGTACGGTTTTTTAATCAAAAAAGAGTGATTGACATCATAAAAACAAAGGAGCTAAAGCTTGAGCTTTATGAGTCACAGACAACTTTGGAGTGGAGTGAAGCCTTAGATGAGAGTTTATCTGGCGTTACAAATAAAAAAACAGCTCAAAACTCTTTTGCAAAACTACCAAAGATAATAACGCAACTCAAAACGCTTAAAACTTTAGAGAAGTCTCTATCTCAACATTTTTATACCTCGCAAAATATAGAACTCTTTTCTTGTAAGCAATTAAAACTAGAATCAAAAATAGATCAGAGTAAAAAAGATTTTATTGTTGAGGTTGAAGACAGACTCAAAGATTTACGTGATGAGAAGCTTGAAAAGCTAGAGGCTAGGTTTGAGTCAAAATTTACTCGTCTACATGATAAGCTCAAAAAACTAGAAATGCGTCTGCAAAAAGAGCAAAGTGATGTTAGCTCTAAAACCTCCGATACCCTTATTGATGTTGGGCTTGCGCTTTTTGGTGCATTTTTTGGTAAAAAATCAAGTTCAGGGGCTACCATGCGAAAAGGTGCTTCGGCATTTAAAAAAGGCAAGGGTGTTCTAAAAGAACGTAATGACGTCAAAAATATAGAGTCACTCATCCAAGATACTGAAGAAAAACTCGAAGAGTTGAAAATTGATTTGGATAATGAGGTAGAGGCGATAGAAGACGCAATAAGCATAGATAACTATGAGATTACGTCTTTTTTTATAAAGCCTAGACGAAGTGATATCATTATAGAAGATATTGCTATACTATGGGAGCGCTAG
- the galU gene encoding UTP--glucose-1-phosphate uridylyltransferase GalU: MIRKCLFPAAGYGTRFLPATKAMPKEMLPVLTKPLIQYGVEEAMEAGCEVMAVITGRGKRAITDHFDISYELEHQIKDTSKEKMLDGIRNIIKNCTFTYTRQNEMKGLGDAIYKGNVLVGFENPFAVVLADDLCVNPDGDGVLKQMVDLYAKYKCCIVATMEVPDEDVHKYGIIEGNEIEDGVFMVSNMIEKPDVGEAPTNQAVIGRYILTPDIFDMIKKTKPGKNGELQITDALCDQAKKGMVIAYKFKGKRFDCGSVDGFVEATNYFYNLEQEAK; this comes from the coding sequence ATGATTAGAAAATGTTTATTCCCAGCAGCAGGCTATGGAACAAGGTTCCTACCCGCAACAAAGGCAATGCCTAAAGAGATGCTGCCAGTTCTTACAAAACCACTTATACAGTATGGTGTTGAAGAGGCTATGGAAGCGGGATGTGAAGTAATGGCGGTTATCACGGGACGTGGAAAGCGCGCTATCACAGATCACTTTGACATCTCTTATGAGCTTGAACATCAGATTAAAGATACTTCTAAAGAGAAGATGCTTGATGGAATTAGAAACATAATTAAAAACTGTACCTTTACATACACTCGCCAAAATGAGATGAAAGGTCTTGGCGACGCTATCTACAAAGGAAACGTTCTTGTAGGCTTTGAGAATCCATTTGCCGTAGTTCTAGCAGACGACCTCTGCGTTAATCCTGATGGCGATGGAGTGCTTAAACAGATGGTTGACCTATATGCGAAGTATAAATGCTGCATCGTAGCTACTATGGAAGTTCCAGATGAAGACGTACATAAGTATGGAATCATCGAAGGAAATGAGATAGAAGATGGTGTTTTTATGGTTTCAAACATGATAGAAAAACCAGATGTAGGCGAAGCGCCAACAAACCAAGCCGTAATAGGTCGTTATATTTTAACACCAGATATATTTGATATGATTAAAAAAACTAAACCTGGAAAAAATGGAGAGCTTCAAATCACAGACGCCCTTTGTGATCAAGCTAAAAAAGGTATGGTTATAGCGTACAAGTTTAAAGGAAAAAGATTTGACTGTGGAAGTGTTGATGGCTTTGTTGAAGCTACAAACTACTTTTACAACTTAGAACAAGAGGCGAAATAG
- the nifJ gene encoding pyruvate:ferredoxin (flavodoxin) oxidoreductase → MKQMLTIDANEAVARVAHKTNEVIAIYPITPSTPMAELSDIYSSRGERNIFGGLPEIMEMQSEGGASGAVHGSLQTGALTTTFTASQGLLLMIPNMYKIAGELTPTVFHVAARAIATQALSIFGDHSDVMAVRQTGFALFSSVNVQEAHDFALIAQDTTLRTRIPFLHFFDGFRTSHEVSKIEILDIETIKAMIDEDLVHAHRNRSLSSDRPVIRGTSQNPDVYFQGRESSNIYYEKLPDILQESMDKFSKLTGRSYKLFDYYGAKDATKIIILMGSSCDTVEETVDYLLEQDEKVGVLKVRLYRPFSVKHFLAVLPKTTKSIAVLDRTKESGSLGEPLYLDIVSALSELDSDGALGFDMPHIIGGRYGLSSKEFTPSMVIAVFNELDKEKPKNHFTIGIHDDVTHTSLEWDSTFTLASKDVFRGMFFGLGSDGTVGANKNSIKIIGTQTPNYAQGYFVYDSNKSGSMTTSHLRFGKEPIKSSYLIEKANFIACHQSVFLEKFDILRNAEQGATFLLNSPFSKDIVFSKLPLRVQEEIIEKELKFYVIDATKVSLKSNMGRRINTVMQTCFFAISNILPKEEAIEKIKNSIEKSYSSKGKKIVEMNYIAVDNTLENLFEVTVPKETIGQKAMQPLVQGDFDKFVEEVTAKIISGDGDSLPVSAIPDDGTWQTGTSQYQKRSIALEVPIWDPDTCIQCNKCVLVCPHAAIRSKVIDETILTDLPDNFLFTKAKGKTFEESEMFTIQVAVEDCTGCTLCVEVCPAKNKSQTNLKAINMSPQEPIRESGAQTWDYFTKLPAYDRSKLNHEKVKETQFLEPLFEFSGACPGCGETPYVKLASQLFGDRMIIANATGCSSIYGGNLPTTPWRKNEDGRGPAWSNSLFEDNAEFGLGFRLAIDKHTHNARETLSALSGIPDELKESILNAEQKDEPDIFAQRQRVKELKDVLKDAKGDEANRLRELSDYLVKKSVWMMGGDGWAYDIGYGGVDHVLASGKNVNILVLDTQVYSNTGGQQSKATMTGAIAKFAANGKAQIPKDLAMMAVSYGNVYVARVAMGASDAQTVKAFVEAEAYDGPSIIIAYSHCVAHGYDLRYGMAHQKLAVDCGLWATFRYNPDLEKEGKNPMILDYKGPQIDVKNFMYQETRFKMVEKLDENNAKEYLETARHHAKDMYKRYQTLEQSFAKVEEN, encoded by the coding sequence ATGAAACAGATGTTAACAATAGATGCAAATGAAGCAGTTGCAAGAGTCGCCCACAAAACAAACGAAGTAATAGCAATATATCCTATTACTCCATCTACTCCTATGGCAGAGTTAAGTGATATTTACTCCAGCAGGGGTGAGCGAAATATTTTCGGTGGTCTTCCTGAAATAATGGAGATGCAGAGTGAGGGCGGGGCTAGTGGAGCAGTTCATGGTTCACTTCAAACTGGAGCACTTACTACAACCTTTACAGCCTCTCAGGGCTTACTCCTTATGATTCCAAATATGTATAAAATTGCAGGAGAGTTAACCCCTACCGTTTTTCACGTAGCGGCTCGCGCCATTGCCACGCAAGCTCTATCTATATTTGGAGATCATAGTGACGTTATGGCGGTGCGTCAAACCGGTTTTGCTCTTTTTTCTTCAGTGAACGTTCAAGAAGCGCATGACTTTGCTCTTATAGCTCAAGATACAACCCTTAGAACCCGCATACCTTTTTTACACTTTTTTGATGGATTTAGAACTTCTCACGAGGTAAGTAAGATAGAAATACTCGATATAGAGACTATTAAAGCTATGATAGATGAGGATTTAGTGCACGCTCATAGAAATCGCTCGCTTAGTTCAGACAGACCCGTCATTCGTGGAACTTCCCAAAACCCTGATGTCTATTTTCAAGGACGTGAAAGCTCCAATATTTACTATGAAAAGCTTCCTGACATTTTACAAGAGAGTATGGATAAGTTCTCTAAGTTAACGGGACGTTCATATAAACTTTTTGATTATTATGGTGCAAAAGATGCGACTAAAATAATTATTCTTATGGGGTCAAGCTGTGACACGGTAGAAGAGACGGTAGATTATCTTCTTGAACAAGATGAAAAAGTTGGTGTTTTAAAAGTAAGACTCTATAGACCTTTTTCAGTTAAGCATTTTTTAGCAGTTTTACCAAAAACTACAAAGTCCATAGCTGTGCTAGATAGAACAAAAGAGTCAGGCTCTTTAGGTGAACCTCTTTATCTTGATATTGTTAGTGCTCTAAGTGAACTTGACTCAGATGGGGCTCTTGGATTTGATATGCCACACATTATCGGTGGGCGTTACGGTCTCTCTTCAAAAGAGTTTACTCCCTCTATGGTTATAGCCGTTTTTAATGAGCTAGATAAAGAAAAACCAAAAAATCACTTTACTATCGGTATTCATGATGATGTTACCCACACTTCACTTGAGTGGGACAGCACATTTACATTAGCAAGTAAAGACGTCTTTAGAGGAATGTTTTTCGGACTTGGAAGTGATGGAACAGTCGGTGCAAATAAAAACTCCATTAAAATTATAGGGACTCAAACGCCAAACTATGCACAGGGCTATTTCGTATACGACTCTAACAAGTCAGGTTCGATGACGACATCACACCTGCGTTTTGGTAAAGAGCCTATAAAATCAAGCTATCTTATAGAAAAAGCAAACTTTATAGCCTGTCATCAGAGTGTGTTTTTAGAGAAGTTCGATATCTTAAGAAATGCAGAACAGGGAGCTACTTTTTTACTAAATTCTCCTTTTTCAAAAGATATAGTTTTCTCAAAACTCCCTCTGAGAGTTCAAGAGGAGATTATAGAAAAAGAACTTAAATTTTATGTGATAGATGCAACAAAAGTCTCTCTAAAAAGTAATATGGGAAGACGTATCAACACGGTGATGCAGACTTGCTTCTTCGCAATATCGAACATACTTCCAAAAGAAGAAGCGATAGAGAAGATTAAAAACTCTATAGAGAAGTCTTATAGTTCTAAGGGTAAAAAAATAGTTGAGATGAACTATATCGCGGTAGACAACACCCTTGAAAACCTTTTTGAAGTAACTGTTCCAAAAGAGACTATAGGACAAAAAGCGATGCAACCCCTTGTTCAAGGTGACTTTGATAAGTTTGTAGAAGAAGTCACAGCTAAAATCATCTCCGGTGATGGAGACTCGCTTCCTGTTTCAGCAATACCTGATGATGGAACTTGGCAGACAGGAACGTCACAGTATCAAAAACGCAGTATCGCACTTGAAGTTCCTATCTGGGATCCTGACACCTGTATACAGTGTAATAAATGCGTTCTTGTATGTCCACATGCCGCTATTCGCTCTAAAGTCATAGATGAGACAATTTTAACGGACTTACCGGATAACTTTCTTTTTACAAAAGCAAAAGGGAAAACCTTTGAAGAGTCGGAGATGTTTACCATTCAGGTTGCGGTTGAGGATTGTACGGGATGTACTCTTTGTGTTGAGGTGTGTCCAGCTAAAAATAAATCTCAAACAAATCTCAAAGCTATTAATATGTCTCCTCAAGAGCCTATCAGAGAGAGTGGAGCACAAACATGGGACTACTTTACAAAACTACCAGCTTACGATAGAAGTAAACTCAACCATGAAAAAGTAAAAGAAACACAGTTCTTAGAACCTCTCTTTGAGTTTAGTGGAGCCTGTCCAGGGTGTGGTGAAACGCCATACGTAAAACTAGCTTCTCAACTCTTTGGAGACAGAATGATAATAGCAAATGCTACTGGCTGCTCTTCCATATATGGTGGAAACCTACCTACTACTCCTTGGAGAAAGAACGAGGATGGTCGTGGTCCTGCCTGGTCAAACTCACTCTTTGAGGATAATGCGGAGTTTGGTCTTGGATTTAGACTTGCAATCGATAAGCATACTCATAATGCGAGAGAAACACTTAGTGCCTTAAGTGGTATACCTGATGAGTTAAAAGAGAGTATCTTAAACGCAGAGCAAAAAGATGAGCCAGATATCTTCGCGCAACGCCAACGCGTAAAAGAGCTTAAAGACGTACTTAAAGACGCTAAAGGCGATGAGGCCAACAGACTAAGAGAGCTGAGTGATTATTTGGTGAAAAAATCTGTATGGATGATGGGTGGCGATGGCTGGGCCTATGACATTGGCTATGGCGGAGTCGACCATGTTCTTGCAAGTGGTAAAAATGTAAATATATTAGTACTAGATACACAAGTTTACTCAAACACAGGCGGGCAACAATCTAAGGCTACAATGACAGGAGCCATTGCCAAGTTTGCAGCAAATGGAAAAGCTCAAATTCCAAAAGACTTAGCGATGATGGCTGTCTCTTATGGAAACGTTTACGTAGCAAGGGTTGCTATGGGTGCAAGTGACGCTCAAACCGTTAAGGCCTTTGTCGAAGCAGAAGCTTATGATGGACCATCTATCATAATCGCATACTCACACTGTGTTGCACATGGATATGACTTACGTTATGGAATGGCACATCAAAAATTAGCAGTTGATTGTGGTCTTTGGGCAACCTTTAGATATAACCCAGATTTAGAAAAAGAGGGTAAAAACCCTATGATTCTTGATTATAAAGGTCCCCAAATAGACGTGAAAAACTTTATGTATCAAGAGACGCGATTTAAAATGGTTGAAAAACTTGATGAGAACAATGCTAAAGAGTATCTAGAAACAGCAAGACATCATGCTAAAGATATGTATAAACGCTATCAAACACTAGAGCAATCATTTGCTAAAGTAGAGGAGAACTAA
- the metK gene encoding methionine adenosyltransferase gives MTKEYIFTSESVTEGHPDKMADQISDAILDYIIENDPKARVACETLVSNGFCVIAGELKTTAYAPMQEIARKVIQEIGYTDANYGFDYRAAAVLNGIGEQSADINQGVDQADGEIGAGDQGLMFGYACRETDVLMPLPIHLAHRLTQRLAAVRKDGTVPYLRPDGKAQISVKYVGDKPVSVETVVISTQHHADVSQDQIRKDMIEEVIKHVIPADMMDENTIYHINPTGKFVIGGPQGDAGLTGRKIIVDTYGGSCPHGGGAFSGKDPTKVDRSAAYAARHVAKNLVASGACDKATIQVAYAIGVVQPVSIMVDTHGTGKVSEEKIEECVKELFDLSPAGIIKSLDLLKPIYRKTAAYGHFGREEDGFTWEKKDRVEDIKAYLGL, from the coding sequence ATGACTAAAGAGTATATATTTACTTCAGAGTCTGTAACAGAAGGGCACCCTGATAAGATGGCAGATCAGATCAGTGATGCAATTCTGGATTATATTATTGAAAATGATCCAAAGGCACGCGTAGCGTGTGAAACTTTGGTATCAAATGGATTTTGTGTAATTGCAGGCGAATTGAAGACTACGGCTTATGCCCCTATGCAAGAGATTGCTAGAAAAGTTATTCAAGAGATAGGTTATACGGATGCTAACTATGGTTTTGACTATAGAGCGGCAGCTGTACTAAATGGAATCGGTGAGCAATCAGCTGATATCAATCAAGGCGTTGATCAAGCTGATGGCGAGATTGGTGCTGGAGATCAGGGTCTGATGTTTGGCTATGCATGTCGTGAGACAGATGTGCTTATGCCTCTACCTATTCATTTAGCACACCGTTTAACTCAGCGTTTAGCAGCAGTTCGTAAGGATGGAACAGTTCCATACCTACGTCCTGATGGAAAAGCACAAATAAGTGTTAAGTATGTAGGTGACAAGCCTGTTTCAGTTGAAACTGTTGTTATCTCAACTCAGCACCATGCAGATGTTTCTCAAGATCAGATTCGTAAAGATATGATTGAAGAAGTTATAAAGCATGTTATTCCTGCGGATATGATGGACGAAAATACAATCTATCATATTAACCCTACAGGAAAATTTGTTATTGGTGGTCCACAAGGTGATGCTGGTCTTACGGGTCGTAAGATTATAGTAGACACTTATGGTGGTAGTTGCCCTCATGGTGGTGGAGCATTTTCAGGAAAGGACCCAACCAAGGTTGACAGAAGTGCTGCTTATGCTGCTCGTCATGTTGCAAAAAACCTTGTTGCTTCGGGTGCATGTGATAAGGCTACGATTCAAGTTGCATATGCGATTGGTGTTGTTCAGCCTGTATCTATCATGGTAGATACACATGGAACAGGTAAAGTTTCTGAAGAAAAGATAGAAGAGTGTGTAAAAGAACTTTTCGATTTATCTCCAGCTGGAATTATTAAATCTTTAGATTTACTAAAACCAATATATAGAAAAACTGCCGCGTATGGTCACTTTGGTCGTGAAGAAGATGGCTTTACGTGGGAGAAAAAAGATAGAGTAGAAGATATAAAAGCTTATTTAGGCCTATAA
- the ypfJ gene encoding KPN_02809 family neutral zinc metallopeptidase: protein MDWKNLRRSSNIEDFRSKSTARGSAGGARMAMPIIRFLLGNKYGRIVLIIGAIAYFLGYNPLALLSFLDAPQTKQQSSKISAKDNETAEFVSVVLAQSEDIWSKLFAQKGLAYKEPKLVLFRGGITSGCGYASKQTGPFYCPTDKKVYLDLSFFQELKNRHNAPGDFAQAYVIAHEVGHHVQNLQGTLNKSHKIKKSSSEKIANATQVKVELQADCYGGIWAHYVQSAIEEGDIEEALNAASAIGDDTLQKQARGYVVPDAFTHGSAKDRMKWFSIGYKSGKIDSCYTGL from the coding sequence ATGGATTGGAAAAATTTACGAAGAAGTTCAAATATAGAAGACTTTAGATCAAAATCTACTGCAAGAGGCTCAGCTGGTGGAGCGAGGATGGCTATGCCTATTATTCGCTTTTTATTAGGCAATAAATATGGTCGCATAGTTTTAATTATTGGTGCTATTGCATATTTTCTTGGTTATAACCCTCTGGCATTATTATCATTTTTAGATGCGCCGCAAACAAAACAGCAATCTTCTAAAATAAGTGCTAAAGATAATGAAACTGCCGAATTCGTCTCTGTAGTTTTAGCTCAGAGTGAAGATATATGGAGTAAACTATTTGCGCAAAAGGGTTTAGCGTACAAAGAACCAAAGCTAGTTCTCTTTAGAGGTGGAATTACTAGTGGGTGTGGTTATGCAAGTAAGCAAACTGGACCGTTTTATTGTCCAACTGACAAAAAAGTATATCTTGATTTGAGCTTTTTTCAAGAGTTAAAAAATCGTCATAACGCGCCAGGTGACTTTGCCCAAGCTTATGTTATAGCTCATGAGGTCGGACATCATGTACAAAACTTACAGGGTACTCTAAACAAATCGCACAAAATTAAAAAATCATCATCAGAAAAAATAGCTAACGCAACCCAGGTAAAAGTAGAACTTCAAGCAGATTGTTATGGAGGGATATGGGCTCATTACGTACAAAGTGCTATTGAAGAAGGAGACATAGAAGAAGCGCTTAACGCCGCAAGTGCCATAGGTGATGACACCCTACAAAAGCAAGCGAGAGGTTATGTCGTTCCCGACGCTTTTACACATGGTAGTGCAAAAGATAGGATGAAGTGGTTTAGCATAGGTTATAAGTCTGGAAAAATAGACTCATGCTACACTGGTCTCTAG
- a CDS encoding dihydroorotate dehydrogenase-like protein: MDLSTTYMGLKLKNPIIIGASPLTATIESIKKLEENGAAAVVLHSIFEEQINHETHELDHFMFAGSESYAESLGYFPEVKLSNLESEHYLEELIKLKEEVNIPIIASLNGVSRGGWIEYAKKLEDAGVDALELNITYIPTDLELEGKEIEEMYLDTLKAVRESVSLPVSIKMNAIFSSPANMAKKFTNIGANALVLFDRPVHVDIDLENLNSVQTINPSSSKDLSETLRWSAILYKKVDASICASTGVKNYEDILKAMMSGADAVQMVTTILEHGPIHIKNTLDALTQWMVEKEYVSIEQMKGSISLHHSSNPAAYERASYMRVLTSYRY, from the coding sequence ATGGACTTAAGCACAACATACATGGGTTTAAAACTCAAAAACCCTATAATAATCGGAGCTTCTCCACTTACTGCAACTATCGAGTCTATAAAAAAGTTAGAAGAAAATGGTGCAGCTGCAGTTGTTTTACACTCTATCTTTGAAGAGCAGATAAATCATGAGACACATGAACTTGATCATTTTATGTTTGCTGGTAGTGAGAGTTATGCAGAGTCTTTAGGCTATTTTCCCGAAGTAAAACTGAGTAATTTAGAATCAGAACACTACCTTGAAGAACTTATTAAGCTCAAAGAAGAGGTAAACATCCCTATTATTGCTTCACTTAACGGTGTGAGTCGCGGGGGATGGATAGAGTATGCCAAAAAGCTTGAAGATGCGGGAGTAGACGCATTAGAGTTAAACATCACTTATATTCCAACAGATTTAGAACTTGAGGGAAAAGAGATAGAAGAGATGTACTTAGATACTTTAAAAGCGGTGAGAGAGAGTGTTAGCCTACCTGTAAGCATAAAGATGAACGCAATATTTTCATCTCCTGCAAATATGGCAAAAAAGTTTACAAACATAGGTGCCAACGCTTTAGTACTTTTTGATAGACCGGTACATGTAGATATAGACTTAGAAAACCTTAATAGCGTACAAACTATAAATCCAAGTAGCTCTAAAGACTTGAGTGAAACGCTGCGTTGGTCTGCTATACTTTATAAAAAAGTAGATGCTTCTATCTGTGCCTCTACGGGTGTAAAAAATTATGAAGATATTTTAAAAGCGATGATGAGTGGAGCGGATGCCGTACAGATGGTTACTACCATTTTAGAGCATGGCCCTATTCACATTAAAAATACATTAGATGCTTTAACGCAGTGGATGGTTGAAAAAGAGTATGTCTCTATAGAGCAGATGAAGGGAAGTATATCTCTACACCACTCAAGTAATCCCGCTGCTTATGAGAGAGCAAGTTATATGAGAGTTTTAACTTCGTATAGGTATTAA